The sequence below is a genomic window from bacterium.
TCCAGGCGAGCCTCATGGCTTCGCTGGAGAAAATCCAGAGTAAGGTTCAGGATTTCCTCCGGAGCAAAGGGAAGATTATACCGGAGAATGGCCATTTCTTCCTCCCGTTCCGGAAACTCCAGTTGGATCATCGGCTGCAGCCGCGAGGTGATATAATCGGGGACCTCATAGGTCGAGGCATCGTCGTTCATGGTGACGCAGCAGCGAAAATCCGGATGAGCATGGATCTTCACGCCAGCCACGATGCTTTCCACATATCTGCGGTGGTCCAGAAGAGGAGCGAGTGATGCCCAGGACTTCTCACTCATCCGGTTGGCTTCATCCAGGACAGCTATTCCTCCCCGGATGGCCGCCGTAACCAGAGAGCTGGCATGATACTGGATCTTACCGCTTTCGGCCAGCACCGGCGTTATAATCAGATCCTCGGGCCGGGTATCCATAGTACACTGATAGATATACACCGGCTTTTCAAGCCTTGCGGCTGCCGCCATGGCCAGGGTGGTTTTCCCCATGCCGGGCTTTCCGACCAGACGGGGGCACAGGGGCAAATCCTCCGGGGCAACCACCAGCCAGCAGGCCAGAATCTGCTCCATCAACTCCTCCTGGCCAATCCAGGAGCGTTTCTGCTGGTCCGGATGTGAGAGAACCAGCTCGATTTCATCGATTTTTACTTTTTCCATGTAGTATAAACCTCCCACAGATTAGACATCCTTTACCCTGATTCAACTCCTTACGGGCCAGTCTCTCTAAGATTTTCCAGGACTTCCCCGTACTGATAGGTAAAACGGTCCTGTCTGTATCGATATCTTTTTGGATAGCAGATTGTAGCATGCACGGGCATCTTTGGCAAGCATTGTGCCCGTGTACTGCAATTCTCTTGAGGGCTTTGAATATGCCCATTCAATTTGCACAAAAGTTACGGGTGTGATAATATTGCTCTGCAAAAATATTCACCGCAGGGTATTTCAATGGATGCAGGGTAGAAGGAGTTAAATTGATGATAGAGCAGGCAAGCGAATATGAGAAATCATTCGGGGAAACGCTGGATGAAGTGATCGACAGGCTGCCGCCGGATAGCGTTACGCTGGAAACAGTTATGGATTTGATTGGCCAGGATGGGCTCCTGATATTCTGCATCTTCCTGACCATCCCATTCCTCGTGCCTGTTTCGATTCCGGGAGTAAGTACGGTTTTTGGGCTGATTATTCTTCTGATCGGGATCAGCGTGATGAGTAATCGTCGTATCTGGCTCCCGGAACGTCTGATGAAACGGTCATTTCCCGTAGTCAAATTAAAACCGGCCCTGGAGAAAGGCGCAATCTGGGTTCACCGGATAGAGAAATTCAGCCACCCTCGTTTCCGGATACTGACACAGGGAATTACCTTGATCCGGTTTAACGGCCTCATGCTGATTATCGCGGCACTGCTATTGATGGCGCCCTTCGGGTTCGTTCCATTCTCGAACACCTTGCCGGGATTAGCCATCCTCTTTCTATCCCTCGGCATACTGCAACAGGATGGATATTGCATTATGCTTGGGTATGTGACCATTGCGGCAACCACCATCTACTTTGCTTTCCTTCTGCTCGGAGGAGCAATAACAGCCCACAGGATTATTGAAGTTATCAGAAGCTCATTTCCCTGAGCAAGCTGTTGTCAGGTAAATGCCGATGATGAATACCTGCAAGAGTGTCTTTTATCGTAACTACTCAGGCACAAAGGCAAAAATACAGTAGTTATAAAAACAGTAAAATGTTAGCTCAATAAAAAACTGGCAAATATCGCCAGAAAGTTGTAGAATAGCGAGTCAGCCCGCTCAGGGTAAAGGTTATTAACACGAGTTCTTTTATGGTAGATAATGTTCTCATGGAAAAAAATATGCAATGCTATTCTTGTTTCTAACTCCAAAAGAAACATTATCCAACAGAAAAAGACCACCGAGAAAGGAGTCTGGAATGCAAGGTAGCAAGCTTTATGTAGCAAATTTCGGTTATTCGATAACAAATGACCAATTGGAAGAGTTATTCGCCACGTACGGTGAAGTTAAGGAAGTCAAGGTGATCGAAGGGAAAGGTTTCGGCTTTATTGAGATGGGTACCCAGGCGGAAGCCGAGAAAGCGAAAGAAGCCCTGAACGGTTCCGATTTCAAAGGACGTACCCTGAGAGTCGATACAGCCCGCCCGCCGAAAGAACGGCCTAAAGGACGTTATCCAAAAAGATATTGAGCACTATAATATCTGGTTATGATTACTAAAAGGTTCTCAATTAAAAGACTTATTTTTGTCTTTTGCATAATCACCATCTGTGTTATCGGCACCATGGCTGCTCTTACCGCAGGCCCCAAAACCTGGCAGGCCATCAAACAGATACATACCAAGTATCTGTTTCTGGCCCTGGCTCTTGGGGCCTTATCAATATCGATCGACAGCCTCGTGTTCAAGATTCTCGCGCGGGCAGCCGGGACGGAAATCAGCTTCTTCTACAGTGCGGAAACCATTCTTTTCTATATGTTTTTCTCCTCGATTACTCCTACGGTCACGGGCGGAGAGCCGCTGATAGTTTATCAGCTCACTCAGAAAGGCATGCCGCTGGGAAAAGCCACCAGCGTCATTCTCATCCGGGGTATCCTGATTATCTCAATTATTGCCGTTGCTGCTCCGGTTATTGTATATTTTCATGGAGATCTTATCCAGAATGTCATCCTGAAAAACCTTTTTCGGTATATTGCGGTTTTCCTTTTCCTGGTTGTAGCTTTTCTCATTTACACCTTTTTAAATCCTATCCAGGGTGAAGAGATTATCCACAAAATCTGTGTATGGATAGAGCGGTATAAGCCTCTGGCCAACTATACCGAAAAACTGGAGAGGAAGCTGAATATCTGGATCGATGATTTCAGCAGTTGTCTGAAGGAATTCTTAAAGTACAAAAAAAAGGTCCTCCTGGCCTGTAGTTTATCGAGTGCTGCTTCCCTGAGCGCCAATTATCTGATTGCCTATGTTATCTTGAAGGGTCTGAACTTTCCTGTGCCGGTCCTGCGGGTGCTCATGGTCCAGTTTGTACTTTATTTCCTGCTCTACTTCACACCGACGCCGGGAGGAACAGGAGTGGCCGAAGGGGGCTGCTATGCAATGTTTGCCTCGTCAATCCCCAGTCATCTCTTGGGAATCTTCGTTATTCTCTGGAGATTTTTCACAATTTACCTCTGGGTTATTATCGGAGGGATGCTTATTACCAAAACCCTTGGCCTGGATATCCTGGATAAACTTTCCGCTTCTTCATCATCAGGGGGCAACATTTCCAGCCATCATCTGGAACCCGACACTACTTCCTGCCCGGACAGCAGTCCCGGCTGCTGACCGGTTCTCTATCCCATGATTCCCCGGGAAAGACTGTTTCCGGGGATTCTTCTTTTAAATGGCCAGGATAGGGGGGGGCAACCATTCCTCCGGAAACGATCAATTTTATGCCATCTTCGATGCTCATGGAAAGAGGCATCACCTGTTCACAGGGGACCATAATGAGCATTCCGGAAGTCGGATTGGGAGTTGTAGGCATAAAAACATTGACTACGTTCTTTCCCGTAAGGTCATGAATCTCCCCTCTGGCATCAGAGGTAATAAACCCTATGGCATATATTCCCTGGCGAGGATACTCCACCAGGACCACCTGCTGAAGAGATTTCCGATTGCTCATGGAAATCGTGGATTCCATGAGCTGCTTGGAGGCATAGTAGATATTCCAGACCAGGGGAACCTTGCTCAAAACCTTCTCCCCCAGAGTAATACATTTTTTGCCAATTACATTGGTAACAGCCAGCCCGAGAAAAAATGAGACAAGGGCAAGAAAGCCCAAACCCAACAGACCGGGCAGGTGATAGCCGATGAGCTGCGATAAACCCACCATCTTCAAGACCAGGGAAACTGGCCGGGCAAGAAGCTTTTCAAAGGTGTTAAAGATAAAAATCACCAGAAAAACGGTAATAAAAGCTGGCAGAATAACCAGGAAGCCAGCTACAAAAATATTTCTCATCCTGCGAAGAAAGTTTTCAGCCATAAATTATGAGGAAGGTTTTTAACTATAAATTATACATGGAGATAAATAATACAGGCACAAAAAAGTCTACCATGTTTCCTCCACTTTGTAAACTTTTAAGTATTGGAAATAAATATTCCCCATCGATGGAATACTTCTGTGCTGATTTGACTCAGGGAAGGTTGATGCAGTATACTTTGTCAGGAGTCAGGAGAAAAGGAAGCCATTATTCCGGCTCCTCGATTCTGGCCACTGATCACTGACCATTGACCACTGATCACTGGCCACTTAAAACCGGAGGATGTGCAATGATCGATCTGGCCATAGAGGTTGCAGCCCGGGCTCATGAGGGGCAGGTTCGCAAGGGGACGGACATCCCCTACATTACACACCCCTATGCTGTGGGCATGCTCCTGCTGAAGGCTGGCTGCTCCAATGAAGTGGTGACAGCCGGCCTGCTTCACGATACCCTGGAGGACACCTCACTTCCCCTGGAGGAGATCAGACTGCTGTTCGGACAACGGGTTGCAGACATTGTACTGGGATGTTCCGAGCCAAACCGCGGTCTGCCCTGGGAGGAGCGCAAGCAGCATACCCTGGATTTTCTGCGCACTGCTCCCCTGGATATCCGGTGGGTGTCCTGTGCGGACAAACTGCACAACCTGCGGACCCTGGCAGGTGATCTTAACCGGGTAGGTGATCAGGTATGGTACCGGTTTCACCGGGGCCGCAACAGGCAGGAATGGTACTACCGGGGTATTGTGGAAAGCCTCTGGCACGGCCTGGAAGTTCCTCCCCAGGGCTCCCTGTTCCATCAGCTCAAGGAAGAAGTGGAAGCCCTGTTCGGGAAATAAGCAGGGGTGAATCACATCAGATTGATGGGGTCGATATCGATATCGACCTGTATTCCCTCGCCGGTAAACCCTGCCTGAAATTCAGCTATCCCTTTGCGGATAAGGTCGTTGAGCATGAGAGACTGGCTGGATTTCAGCAGTATCTGGAGCCGGTATTGCCCGCGGATTTTAAAGACCGGGGCCTGGGACGGGCCAAGAGCGCTGATTTCATCCGGCTTGAGTGAGACCAGGAGGTTCATCAGCCGTGATGCGGCTGCCTTGAGCAGATTGACATTTCCTCCCCTGACAATGATATTGACCATCCGGCTGAACGGCGGATAGCCAAGTTCCTTCCGGTATTGAATTTCCTGCTCGTAAAACGCCCGGTAATCCATCCGGCTGGCACATTGAAGGCTGTAGTGGGAGGGTGAGAAGGTCTGGACGATGACCTCTCCCTGGATATCTCCCCTTCCGGCCCGCCCCGAAACCTGGGTGATCAACTGAAAGGTCCGCTCCGCGGATCGGAAGTCCGGCAGATTCAGGATAGAGTCGGCAGCCACAACTCCAACCAGGGTCACTCTGGGGAAATCGAGCCCTTTGGCAATCATCTGGGTACCGATCAGAAGGTCGATTTCACCCCTGCCCAGGCGCGAGAGGATGCTGTGGTGAGATGTCCTGCGGGTCACTGTGTCCTGATCCATCCGTTCGATTCTGGCTGAGGGGAAAAGCTGCCTCGCTTCCTCTTCCACCTTTTGGGTGCCCGATCCGATGCACTGGAGTCTGCCTTTTTGACAGGCCGGACAGCTCTGCGGGGCCGGAGCAGCGAAGTTGCAGTAATGGCAGCGAAGCCGTCCCTCGCAGGCATGGTAGGTCAGGGAGACGCTGCAGTTTCTGCACTTGGGAACATGGCCGCAGTCGCAGCAGAGCAGGAAATGGGAGAACCCCCGGCGGTTGATGAACAGGATCGCCTGCTCCTTCCGCTTGATTCTTTGCTCTATGGCCTGGATCAGGGGCCGGGAAAAGAGTGGCTTTACTTTTTGGGCCTGATTTTCCGCTTTCATGTCAATCAGTTGGATCCTTGGCCCCGTATGGGTAGTGGCCCGGCTGGGCAGGGTGAGGAGACCGAAGGTTCCCTGTCTCACGGAAAAAAATGATTCCATCGAGGGAGTGGCCGAGCCGAGCAGCAGGACGGCATTGGCCATTTTAGCCCGCATCAGGGCTACATCGCGGGCGTGGTAGCGGGGAGTATTATCCTGCTTGTAGGAGGTCTCGTGCTCTTCATCGAGCACGATCAATCCCAGTCTTTCCAGGGGGGCAAAGATTGCCGACCGTGCTCCGATAGCCACTTTGGCCTCACCGGCCACCACCCTGCGCCACTCATCCACCCGCTCCCCCTTGCCAAGACCGCTGTGCAGGACGGCGATCCGGCGGCCAAACAGGGCGGAAAAGCGGCTGATCAACTGATGGGTCAGGGATATTTCCGGAACCATGACCAGGGCGGTCCTGCCCCTGTCGAGAGCATGGGCAACGGCCTGGAGGTAGACATAGGTTTTGCCGCTTCCGGTAACTCCGTGCAGCACAAAAGGGGCGAATTCCTCGCGGTCCAGGGCAGAGTGAATTTGCTGAATGGCCCGCTGCTGATCCGGATTCGGGATGATCTCCTTTCCGGCAGTCCCGGATTCGTCCTGAAAAATGAGCGGCCCGCGAAAGACCTCCTGCTCGAAGATTTCGACCAGGCCCCGGTGAGCCAGGCAGTCGAGGCTGGCGCGGTTTGCTCCGGTGAGTTTGCAAAGCTGCGGCATACTCATCTCCTGCTTCCGGAGTGCCAAAAGAGCCCTGGCCTGCCGTGGGGCTTTCTTTCCCTGAAGCTGAAGAAAATCCTCCACCTGCGCATCCCCGGCGATGATCCGGACATACTTCACCTTTTTGCCGGGAATGGACTTTTCCCGGAAACCGACTCCGGCAGGCAGGGAGCCGGAAATCACACTCCCCCAGGAAGCCAGATAGTAATCGGCGATCCACCTGGTCAGGCGAAGGAGCAGCGGAGGAAGGAGCGGAGCATCGTCCAGAACTTCCAGGATTTCCCTGATCTCGATACCCTCCCTGGTTTCCCTGGAGATGGTGGAGCTGGCAGGACCGGATACGGCGGGGCCGGACACGATGGCCCTGGCTGTCACCTCGACAATATAGCCGATAACCTGGCGGTTGCGGAAAGGGACTAAAACCCTTTTGCCGGCAGTCGCCTTCTCAAGGAGCTGCGGGGGGATCCGGTAAGTGAAGGCTCTATCCAGAGGGATATTGACGACTACGTGAGCAAACATAAGCCCGGCCCGGCCACATTCTTATGAATCATGTTCTTTTCCGCTCAACTGCATATCCCGGCAATTCCCTGCAGATTAGCTGCATGTCCTGCCAGACAAGCTTTTTCTCTTCCCCTTGTCTCTCTTCGGGACAGTGGAGGATATGCCCCGGAGAATAGGTGGGAATAATTCTGATCCGGTTTTCTCCAAGCTGCAAGGGAAAGATTTTCCCCCGCAGGTCGGGGAGAGGGCCCATCGGCTTGCCCAGCACGGCCTGGATGACCGCAGCATCAGGGGTATCGAGGGTGCAGATGACTTTGGGCTTTACGAGCTGCAACTCCTGAAGGAGAATTTTCCGGCACCTTCGAGGTAGCGGAAAGGTGTGCCCATCGCTTTCAGGAAGAGGGCATTTTACGGCATAGGTCAGATATACCTTCTCCCTGCTCAGCCCGATGGCAGCCAGGATCCGGTCGAGTAACGCTCCTTCCTCTCCCTGAAAGGGCTTCCTCCGGGCAGTTTCCGTGATGCCCGGTGATCTGCCGACAAAAACCAGGGGGGAGGCAGGGTCTCCTTCTCCGGCAACTGCCTGAGGCCGGTGAAGCGAGATCAGGCAGCCCTGACATTGGCTGACATACCGGCTAAGCTCCTCAATCGTGGAAAAGCAGGGGAGGGCACACGGCTGGAGATTTAAGGACATTCCGGTCAGACCTATGTTCTGATAGTACTGAATGGAGGTTTTCACCAGATTAAGGATCTGGCTGTATTCCTGTTTGAGCTGAGCATATGAGTTCATAATTACCCGTATGGTATTTGGCGGGGCGAAAAGCCCCACCTTCCATTCATCTGCTCCATTTGATTGCCTTGTGCAGCGGCGCACTAATATAACCACAGTATTTTGGATCCGTGAGTATTTCTTACGCCGGTTTTATCGATCAGTTCTTCTCCCTTCAGAGATGAAGCGGATAATCTCATCGGTCGAGATACCAAGATTTATACCTTCCACATCCAAAGGAGACCTTTCGGTTTTCTCAGGTCTGAGAATAAAGACCCGACCGTCTTTTCTCTGTATTCTGACTTCCCCTTCCTGATCCGCCTTCTCAAGGAGCGAGGCAAGGTTTTGTCTGGCTTTCGAATAGGTATACACAGTCATTGGATTATTACCTCCAGGACCTTGATGTTAAATTGCCTGGCACAGTATACTAAATTTTTATCCAGGAAAATAAGCAGTTCCTTTTGTCAGTTCAATAAGAGCCTTTCTTTCCGGCTCATTGGCAATAACGGCAATAATAACGGAAGTGTCTACCACAACGTTCATGGTTTACTCCTGGATAATTGACCAATTGTACAAGTCTATAAATCGATTATACAGCATTTAGGATTTTCCTGTAAACAATAGTCGTGCACATAATTGTGTTATTACAAAGATTGGATTCCTGCTTGAGCAGGAATGACGGGAAGTGCCTCTATTTGTAGACATATGCGATTATCAGCTCTATTGCGAATGGCACTTACATAAGAATTAGTAATTCTCCCGCAGAGACGCTGAGACGCAGAGGATGTCATTGAAAAGTAAGAGTAAAATAAGTTCCTCCTTGTGCCTTTTTACTTTTTGCTTGCTTCCAGGCCGTTGACACATCGGCATATCCCGACTTTCATCAGGGCCTTGTCGGATTGGTTGTTCTCTGCGTCTCTGCGTCTCTGCGGGAGATCGTTTTTCCCTGTGCGCTTTGTGTTCTCTCTATAATTATAAGCTTGGCTTATGTAAGTGACATTCGCTCTATTGCCTCTTCACAACTTGCTTTGTAAAGGAGAGAGGGGATGTTTTGCCGATTAATCTATAAATTATTCTCACTAAAAAATTACCTTATAATGAAATGAAAGGCGGTAAAATCTCATGAGACCACGCACCATCTTCATGTTTTCCGGACAAGGTTCCCATTACTATCAGATGGGAAGGGAAATTTTTGAGCAGAATCCAGTCTTTCGGAAATGGATGCTGGAGGGGGAAAAGATCGTATCCGGGCTTATCGGGGTATCGATAATTGATCAAATTTACCATAACGGTTACAAAAAAAGTGATCAGTTCAGCCGCACGTTATAT
It includes:
- a CDS encoding AAA family ATPase, whose protein sequence is MEKVKIDEIELVLSHPDQQKRSWIGQEELMEQILACWLVVAPEDLPLCPRLVGKPGMGKTTLAMAAAARLEKPVYIYQCTMDTRPEDLIITPVLAESGKIQYHASSLVTAAIRGGIAVLDEANRMSEKSWASLAPLLDHRRYVESIVAGVKIHAHPDFRCCVTMNDDASTYEVPDYITSRLQPMIQLEFPEREEEMAILRYNLPFAPEEILNLTLDFLQRSHEARLDYSIRDGLSIARYALKIRNYHSRERKFPWKDTFQKAVKQTLGEDALDIKKRSSQINRQHLTNLAFLEDFFTSEKDWMDGNEETE
- a CDS encoding exopolysaccharide biosynthesis protein: MIEQASEYEKSFGETLDEVIDRLPPDSVTLETVMDLIGQDGLLIFCIFLTIPFLVPVSIPGVSTVFGLIILLIGISVMSNRRIWLPERLMKRSFPVVKLKPALEKGAIWVHRIEKFSHPRFRILTQGITLIRFNGLMLIIAALLLMAPFGFVPFSNTLPGLAILFLSLGILQQDGYCIMLGYVTIAATTIYFAFLLLGGAITAHRIIEVIRSSFP
- a CDS encoding RNA-binding protein; the encoded protein is MQGSKLYVANFGYSITNDQLEELFATYGEVKEVKVIEGKGFGFIEMGTQAEAEKAKEALNGSDFKGRTLRVDTARPPKERPKGRYPKRY
- a CDS encoding flippase-like domain-containing protein, which codes for MITKRFSIKRLIFVFCIITICVIGTMAALTAGPKTWQAIKQIHTKYLFLALALGALSISIDSLVFKILARAAGTEISFFYSAETILFYMFFSSITPTVTGGEPLIVYQLTQKGMPLGKATSVILIRGILIISIIAVAAPVIVYFHGDLIQNVILKNLFRYIAVFLFLVVAFLIYTFLNPIQGEEIIHKICVWIERYKPLANYTEKLERKLNIWIDDFSSCLKEFLKYKKKVLLACSLSSAASLSANYLIAYVILKGLNFPVPVLRVLMVQFVLYFLLYFTPTPGGTGVAEGGCYAMFASSIPSHLLGIFVILWRFFTIYLWVIIGGMLITKTLGLDILDKLSASSSSGGNISSHHLEPDTTSCPDSSPGC
- a CDS encoding DUF502 domain-containing protein, translated to MRNIFVAGFLVILPAFITVFLVIFIFNTFEKLLARPVSLVLKMVGLSQLIGYHLPGLLGLGFLALVSFFLGLAVTNVIGKKCITLGEKVLSKVPLVWNIYYASKQLMESTISMSNRKSLQQVVLVEYPRQGIYAIGFITSDARGEIHDLTGKNVVNVFMPTTPNPTSGMLIMVPCEQVMPLSMSIEDGIKLIVSGGMVAPPYPGHLKEESPETVFPGESWDREPVSSRDCCPGRK
- a CDS encoding HD domain-containing protein; protein product: MTTDHWPLKTGGCAMIDLAIEVAARAHEGQVRKGTDIPYITHPYAVGMLLLKAGCSNEVVTAGLLHDTLEDTSLPLEEIRLLFGQRVADIVLGCSEPNRGLPWEERKQHTLDFLRTAPLDIRWVSCADKLHNLRTLAGDLNRVGDQVWYRFHRGRNRQEWYYRGIVESLWHGLEVPPQGSLFHQLKEEVEALFGK
- the priA gene encoding primosomal protein N' — its product is MFAHVVVNIPLDRAFTYRIPPQLLEKATAGKRVLVPFRNRQVIGYIVEVTARAIVSGPAVSGPASSTISRETREGIEIREILEVLDDAPLLPPLLLRLTRWIADYYLASWGSVISGSLPAGVGFREKSIPGKKVKYVRIIAGDAQVEDFLQLQGKKAPRQARALLALRKQEMSMPQLCKLTGANRASLDCLAHRGLVEIFEQEVFRGPLIFQDESGTAGKEIIPNPDQQRAIQQIHSALDREEFAPFVLHGVTGSGKTYVYLQAVAHALDRGRTALVMVPEISLTHQLISRFSALFGRRIAVLHSGLGKGERVDEWRRVVAGEAKVAIGARSAIFAPLERLGLIVLDEEHETSYKQDNTPRYHARDVALMRAKMANAVLLLGSATPSMESFFSVRQGTFGLLTLPSRATTHTGPRIQLIDMKAENQAQKVKPLFSRPLIQAIEQRIKRKEQAILFINRRGFSHFLLCCDCGHVPKCRNCSVSLTYHACEGRLRCHYCNFAAPAPQSCPACQKGRLQCIGSGTQKVEEEARQLFPSARIERMDQDTVTRRTSHHSILSRLGRGEIDLLIGTQMIAKGLDFPRVTLVGVVAADSILNLPDFRSAERTFQLITQVSGRAGRGDIQGEVIVQTFSPSHYSLQCASRMDYRAFYEQEIQYRKELGYPPFSRMVNIIVRGGNVNLLKAAASRLMNLLVSLKPDEISALGPSQAPVFKIRGQYRLQILLKSSQSLMLNDLIRKGIAEFQAGFTGEGIQVDIDIDPINLM
- a CDS encoding uracil-DNA glycosylase — its product is MNSYAQLKQEYSQILNLVKTSIQYYQNIGLTGMSLNLQPCALPCFSTIEELSRYVSQCQGCLISLHRPQAVAGEGDPASPLVFVGRSPGITETARRKPFQGEEGALLDRILAAIGLSREKVYLTYAVKCPLPESDGHTFPLPRRCRKILLQELQLVKPKVICTLDTPDAAVIQAVLGKPMGPLPDLRGKIFPLQLGENRIRIIPTYSPGHILHCPEERQGEEKKLVWQDMQLICRELPGYAVERKRT
- a CDS encoding type II toxin-antitoxin system Phd/YefM family antitoxin; this translates as MTVYTYSKARQNLASLLEKADQEGEVRIQRKDGRVFILRPEKTERSPLDVEGINLGISTDEIIRFISEGRRTDR
- a CDS encoding type II toxin-antitoxin system VapC family toxin, encoding MNVVVDTSVIIAVIANEPERKALIELTKGTAYFPG